In Flavobacteriaceae bacterium, the following proteins share a genomic window:
- a CDS encoding HAD family phosphatase has protein sequence MIKTIVFDFGDVFINLDKAATVKEINRYFGSFTIDYQLVEINNAYETGNVTSEDFIKFYSDYFKTDNSQVLIEAWNAIILDFPEYRLKFIEALSKSKNYKLILLSNTNALHIERVIKNMEPARYTRFKNCFDAFYLSHEIHLRKPNNNVYEFVLNENKLIANETLFIDDTIENTKAASQLEIYTWTLHPDTDDIINLFTAKAELF, from the coding sequence ATGATAAAAACAATTGTATTTGATTTTGGAGATGTCTTTATTAATTTAGATAAAGCAGCTACAGTAAAAGAAATTAATCGTTATTTCGGTTCATTTACTATCGATTATCAATTAGTAGAAATCAATAATGCCTATGAAACAGGAAATGTCACTTCTGAAGATTTTATTAAATTCTATTCAGATTATTTTAAAACAGATAATTCTCAAGTTTTAATTGAAGCTTGGAATGCTATCATTTTAGATTTTCCCGAGTACCGCTTAAAATTTATAGAAGCATTATCTAAATCAAAAAATTATAAACTTATTCTTTTAAGTAACACTAATGCACTGCATATAGAACGTGTAATTAAAAATATGGAGCCTGCCAGATATACTCGTTTTAAAAACTGTTTTGATGCGTTTTACTTGTCTCATGAGATTCATTTAAGAAAACCAAATAATAACGTATATGAATTTGTGTTAAATGAAAATAAATTGATTGCAAATGAAACTTTATTTATAGATGATACAATAGAAAATACAAAAGCTGCATCACAGTTAGAAATTTATACTTGGACACTTCACCCTGATACAGATGATATTATAAATTTATTTACAGCTAAAGCAGAGTTATTTTGA
- a CDS encoding YigZ family protein, with translation MSEKDTYKTLATASKVVLFKDKNSKFFGYAFPILNTDDVKTHIEALKKQHHSARHWCYAYQIGIEKITYRANDDGEPSNSAGQPIYGQIQSFDLTNILIVVVRYFGGVKLGVGGLINAYRTAAQMALETSTVIEKTINNDFLITFDYKHMNKVMRVIKEKQINIINQKLELDCQIHISVRKKDSESVFNLFENLFEIKIENL, from the coding sequence ATGAGCGAAAAAGACACTTATAAAACTTTAGCAACCGCTTCAAAAGTTGTTTTATTTAAAGATAAGAATAGTAAATTTTTTGGATACGCTTTCCCAATCTTAAATACCGATGATGTAAAAACTCATATTGAAGCCTTAAAAAAACAACATCATAGTGCCAGACATTGGTGTTATGCTTATCAAATAGGAATAGAAAAGATCACCTATCGAGCTAACGATGATGGGGAACCAAGTAATAGTGCAGGACAACCTATATATGGGCAAATACAATCGTTTGATCTCACTAATATTTTAATTGTTGTTGTTCGTTATTTTGGAGGTGTTAAATTGGGTGTTGGTGGTCTCATAAACGCTTATCGAACAGCTGCGCAAATGGCATTAGAAACTTCTACAGTGATAGAGAAAACTATAAACAATGATTTTTTAATCACGTTTGATTATAAGCATATGAATAAGGTAATGCGAGTTATTAAAGAAAAACAGATTAACATCATTAATCAAAAATTAGAATTAGATTGTCAAATTCATATTTCTGTTCGAAAAAAAGATTCAGAATCTGTGTTTAATCTTTTTGAAAATTTATTTGAAATTAAAATTGAAAACTTATAA
- a CDS encoding DMT family transporter has protein sequence MMYLLLSVSASTLLFVIFKLFEKYKVNTLQAIVVNYITACITGILSYNSPIHINEIISSKWFYGALILGFLFISVFNLMALTAQRNGLSVASVASKMSVIIPVIFGIYIYKESIGMQKITGIIIALIAVYLTSVKSQKSSKGLNKSLLFPFLLFFGSGVIDASIKYLETTYVSKNGIPIFSATIFSFAATIGVVVLFIKAIKGQFKFNYKSILGGILLGIVNYYSIYFLLKALQYKNLESSTLFTVNNVAIVMVSTLIGLLLFKEKISKINWLGILLAIISIIMVTLS, from the coding sequence TTGATGTATTTATTACTTAGCGTCTCGGCATCTACACTTTTATTTGTCATTTTTAAACTATTTGAAAAATATAAAGTTAACACGCTTCAAGCCATTGTTGTCAACTATATTACGGCATGTATCACTGGTATTTTAAGTTATAATTCTCCAATACATATTAATGAGATCATAAGTTCAAAATGGTTTTATGGCGCTTTAATTCTGGGGTTTTTATTTATTTCGGTATTTAATTTAATGGCACTTACAGCTCAGCGTAACGGATTGTCCGTAGCTTCTGTTGCCAGTAAAATGAGTGTTATCATTCCTGTAATTTTTGGAATTTATATCTATAAAGAAAGTATTGGTATGCAAAAAATAACAGGTATTATCATTGCTTTAATAGCTGTTTATCTTACTTCTGTGAAATCTCAAAAATCCTCTAAAGGATTAAATAAAAGCTTATTATTTCCTTTTTTATTATTTTTTGGATCTGGAGTTATTGATGCCTCCATTAAATATTTAGAAACAACATATGTGTCAAAAAATGGTATTCCAATATTTTCTGCTACTATTTTTAGTTTTGCAGCTACAATTGGGGTGGTTGTATTGTTTATAAAGGCAATAAAAGGGCAATTTAAATTCAATTATAAAAGCATACTTGGAGGTATCTTATTAGGAATCGTAAATTACTATTCCATTTACTTCTTATTAAAAGCTCTTCAGTATAAAAATCTAGAAAGTTCTACATTATTTACCGTAAATAATGTAGCTATTGTAATGGTATCTACTTTAATTGGACTGCTACTTTTTAAGGAAAAAATATCTAAAATTAATTGGTTAGGAATTTTATTGGCTATCATTTCTATAATTATGGTTACTTTGTCATAA
- a CDS encoding acyl-CoA thioesterase produces MGVVYHGNYAQYLEIGRVEWLRNLGISYREMEKNGIMLPVVSLSLEYKKSAYYDDLINVKTQLIKEPTAAIEFKYEITNQSNEILTFGNTVLVFINMKTNKPVKCPQFILDKLQNYSL; encoded by the coding sequence ATGGGGGTAGTATATCACGGGAATTACGCACAGTACCTAGAAATAGGAAGAGTTGAATGGTTGAGAAACTTGGGTATTTCTTATAGAGAAATGGAAAAAAATGGGATTATGCTTCCGGTAGTTTCTTTATCTTTAGAATACAAAAAATCAGCATATTATGATGATTTAATTAATGTAAAAACTCAACTTATAAAAGAGCCTACTGCAGCTATTGAATTTAAATATGAAATTACAAATCAATCTAATGAAATTTTAACATTTGGAAACACTGTTTTGGTATTTATAAATATGAAAACCAATAAACCTGTAAAATGCCCACAATTTATTTTAGACAAACTGCAAAACTATTCGTTATAA
- a CDS encoding GNAT family N-acetyltransferase, whose translation MSINNIIIREIQPQDNAILETLIRSIFIEFEISLVNSTFEDEEMLNLFDFYQGNREVFYVIEMDYKIVGGGGIKPLLGGDGDICELQKMYFLPELRGKGYGKVILEKCLNIAREMGYEKCYLESGQQLTTAISLYEKIGFKHLTEPLGNTGHHSCNIWMLKDL comes from the coding sequence ATGAGTATCAACAATATAATAATTAGGGAAATTCAACCTCAAGATAATGCTATATTGGAAACGCTTATTCGATCTATTTTTATTGAATTTGAAATTTCTTTAGTGAATTCTACTTTTGAAGATGAAGAGATGTTAAATTTATTTGACTTTTATCAAGGAAATAGAGAAGTATTTTATGTTATAGAAATGGATTATAAAATTGTTGGAGGAGGGGGAATAAAACCTTTATTAGGTGGTGATGGCGATATTTGTGAATTACAGAAAATGTATTTTTTACCAGAATTAAGAGGTAAAGGATATGGTAAGGTAATACTAGAAAAATGCCTTAATATAGCGAGGGAAATGGGGTATGAGAAATGTTATTTAGAATCAGGACAACAATTAACGACTGCGATTTCGCTTTATGAAAAAATTGGATTTAAACATTTAACAGAACCATTAGGAAATACTGGACATCATTCTTGTAATATTTGGATGCTAAAAGATTTATAG
- the ribD gene encoding bifunctional diaminohydroxyphosphoribosylaminopyrimidine deaminase/5-amino-6-(5-phosphoribosylamino)uracil reductase RibD, protein MKIQEKYIKRCIEIAKNGLGSTAPNPMVGSVIVYKDVIIGEGYTSSYGGNHAEVNAIESVIDKSLLSKATLYVTLEPCSHFGKTPPCSDLIIRYKIPNIVIGTIDTHSKVAGKGIEKLKASGCNVTVGILENECKMHHKRFFTYHNNKRPYIILKWAETSNGFISPNQRDTNQPVWITNTTSRQLVHKWRSEEQAILVGTNTVLHDNPSLTTRGWSGNNPIRIVIDRENKLSKKHNIFDAAARTIVISEKNSNFKTDLAKQICDILFENEINSIIIEGGSKTLQTFINENLWDEARVFIGSNTFKKGINAPQLKGKLISEQNIDGDLLKTFNNIAG, encoded by the coding sequence GTGAAGATACAGGAAAAATACATAAAACGTTGTATTGAAATTGCTAAAAACGGGTTAGGATCTACAGCACCAAATCCAATGGTTGGTAGCGTTATCGTTTACAAAGATGTCATTATTGGAGAAGGGTATACAAGCTCATATGGAGGTAATCATGCTGAAGTAAATGCGATAGAATCTGTTATCGATAAATCGTTATTATCTAAGGCAACTTTGTATGTCACTTTAGAGCCTTGCTCACATTTTGGAAAAACACCTCCTTGTAGTGATTTAATTATCAGATACAAGATTCCTAACATTGTTATTGGTACTATCGACACTCATTCTAAAGTAGCAGGAAAAGGTATTGAAAAATTAAAAGCTTCTGGTTGTAATGTTACTGTAGGTATCCTAGAAAACGAATGTAAAATGCACCATAAACGCTTTTTCACATATCACAATAATAAACGTCCTTATATTATATTAAAATGGGCAGAAACTAGTAATGGCTTTATTTCTCCAAATCAAAGAGATACAAACCAACCTGTTTGGATCACCAATACAACCTCTAGGCAACTTGTCCATAAATGGAGATCGGAAGAGCAAGCTATATTGGTAGGTACTAATACAGTTTTACATGATAACCCCAGTTTAACGACTAGAGGTTGGAGTGGCAACAACCCAATACGTATAGTAATTGATAGAGAAAACAAATTATCAAAAAAACATAACATTTTTGATGCAGCCGCTAGAACAATTGTTATCTCTGAAAAGAATTCAAATTTTAAAACAGATTTAGCAAAACAGATTTGTGACATTTTATTTGAAAATGAGATTAATTCTATTATAATTGAAGGCGGTTCAAAAACACTTCAAACTTTTATTAATGAAAATCTCTGGGATGAGGCGAGAGTATTTATAGGTTCGAATACATTTAAAAAAGGGATAAACGCTCCTCAGTTAAAAGGGAAATTAATTTCTGAACAAAATATTGATGGTGATTTGCTTAAAACATTCAACAACATAGCTGGTTAA
- a CDS encoding SAM-dependent methyltransferase yields MDSEKGKLYLIPTRLGENAPLEVLPISVKKIIEQVDYYIVENEKTARRFIKAISSNKSQQSLKINILNKFTDQNELSSFLNPCLEGKNIGLLSEAGCPAIADPGSDIVNIAHQKDIKVIPLVGPSSILLALMSSGMNGQSFTFNGYLPIEKNERKAYLKKLERLSFENNQSQLFIETPYRNNKMLQDICIALHKNTRVCVACDITLPTEYIKTKTVLDWKHTNVDLHKRPAMFIIHKD; encoded by the coding sequence GTGGATAGTGAAAAAGGGAAATTATACTTAATTCCTACTAGACTTGGAGAAAATGCGCCTTTAGAAGTACTTCCAATATCTGTAAAGAAAATTATAGAACAAGTTGATTATTATATTGTTGAAAATGAAAAAACAGCACGTCGTTTCATAAAAGCCATTAGCTCTAATAAATCTCAACAATCTTTAAAAATAAATATCTTAAATAAGTTTACAGATCAGAATGAATTATCATCTTTTCTTAATCCGTGCTTAGAAGGTAAAAATATAGGCTTGTTATCTGAAGCGGGATGCCCTGCTATTGCAGATCCAGGTTCAGATATTGTAAACATCGCTCACCAAAAAGATATTAAAGTTATTCCTCTGGTCGGTCCTTCATCAATTTTATTAGCATTAATGAGTTCTGGCATGAATGGCCAAAGCTTTACTTTTAACGGGTATCTTCCTATAGAAAAAAATGAACGAAAAGCGTATTTAAAAAAATTAGAACGTTTATCTTTTGAAAATAATCAATCACAATTATTTATTGAAACACCTTATCGAAACAATAAAATGCTACAAGATATTTGTATTGCTTTACATAAAAACACAAGAGTATGTGTAGCTTGCGATATTACTCTTCCTACTGAATATATAAAAACAAAAACTGTATTAGACTGGAAGCATACAAATGTAGATTTACACAAACGCCCAGCAATGTTTATTATTCATAAAGATTAG
- a CDS encoding peptidoglycan-binding protein LysM translates to MYKHVIYYSVIPLVLFASLYIALSADNEIDLETYATQCLELNYTVSEDIAMNIEDDNEQFLTPKLGKSFVGFKEALAFKESRGNYFVVNTLGYLGKYQFGRSTLNVLGIYNTRAFLNNPELQEKAFIANAERNKWVLRRDIKQFVGRTIDGVLVTESGILAAAHLAGPGSVKKYLRSYGAIGFTDAYGTTLRYYLKRFSGYDTTDIVGDKKAKISLL, encoded by the coding sequence ATGTATAAACATGTAATATATTATTCAGTGATTCCGTTAGTGCTTTTTGCAAGCTTGTATATTGCTTTAAGTGCTGATAATGAGATTGATTTGGAAACATATGCAACTCAGTGTTTAGAGTTAAATTATACTGTTTCTGAAGATATTGCTATGAATATTGAAGATGATAACGAACAGTTTTTAACACCAAAATTAGGTAAATCTTTTGTTGGTTTTAAAGAAGCTTTAGCGTTTAAAGAGTCTAGAGGTAATTATTTTGTGGTTAATACACTAGGGTATTTAGGTAAATATCAGTTTGGAAGAAGTACTTTAAATGTACTAGGAATATATAATACACGAGCTTTTTTAAATAATCCAGAATTGCAAGAAAAAGCTTTTATAGCCAATGCAGAACGTAACAAATGGGTTCTTAGAAGAGATATTAAGCAATTTGTAGGTAGAACTATAGACGGCGTTCTCGTTACTGAATCGGGTATCTTAGCAGCAGCACATTTAGCGGGGCCGGGGAGTGTGAAAAAATATTTAAGAAGTTACGGTGCTATTGGTTTTACTGATGCATACGGAACAACTTTAAGATATTACCTGAAACGTTTCTCAGGTTATGATACTACAGATATCGTTGGCGACAAAAAAGCTAAAATTTCTCTACTTTAA
- the dnaA gene encoding chromosomal replication initiator protein DnaA, translating to MSQTAQTVWGNCLEFIKDNIQPQAYKTWFAPIKAVKYTDNSLSIQVPSKFFYEWLEEHYVKILKVALTKELGENAKLVYIIKMENTYGNKQPFTEKIPSANRSGLKSQNVEVPLKNKNPELKNPFVIPGIRNVKIESQLNPNYSFENFLEGDSNRLARNAGIAVANKPGGTSFNPLLIFGGVGLGKTHLAHAIGVDIKDKYPEKTVLYISAEKFTQQYIDAVKKNNRNDFIHFYQIIDVLIIDDVQFLSGKSGTQDVFFHIFNHLHQNGKQVILTSDKAPVDMQDIEQRLLSRFKWGLSAELQNPDFETRVSILKNKLYRDGVDMPDDIVDYVAKNIKSNVRELEGAIISLIAQSSFNKKEITINLAKDVVEKFVKNTKREVSIDYIQKIVSDYFQMDVDTLQSKTRKRHIVQARQLAMFFAKKFTKASLASIGSQIGKRDHATVLHACKTVDNLSSTDKQFRKYVEDLTKKLSI from the coding sequence ATGAGTCAAACTGCGCAAACGGTATGGGGTAATTGTCTAGAATTTATAAAAGATAATATTCAACCTCAAGCATATAAAACATGGTTTGCGCCAATAAAAGCAGTTAAGTATACTGACAACTCATTAAGTATTCAGGTACCTAGTAAATTCTTTTACGAATGGCTTGAAGAGCACTATGTTAAAATTTTAAAAGTTGCACTCACAAAAGAGTTAGGGGAAAATGCCAAACTTGTTTACATTATTAAAATGGAAAACACTTATGGTAATAAACAACCATTTACTGAAAAAATACCAAGCGCAAATAGAAGTGGTTTAAAATCTCAAAATGTAGAAGTTCCTCTAAAGAACAAAAATCCTGAGCTTAAGAACCCATTTGTAATTCCTGGTATTAGAAATGTAAAAATTGAATCTCAATTAAACCCTAATTATAGCTTTGAGAACTTTTTAGAAGGAGATTCTAATAGACTAGCCAGAAACGCAGGTATTGCTGTAGCAAATAAACCAGGAGGCACATCCTTTAATCCATTACTTATTTTTGGAGGTGTTGGATTAGGTAAAACTCATTTAGCTCATGCTATTGGGGTAGACATAAAAGATAAATATCCTGAAAAAACTGTTTTATATATTTCTGCTGAAAAATTTACTCAGCAATATATAGATGCTGTAAAGAAAAACAATAGAAATGATTTTATTCATTTTTATCAAATTATAGATGTTCTTATTATAGATGATGTTCAGTTTTTATCTGGAAAATCTGGAACACAAGATGTATTTTTTCACATATTTAATCACTTACATCAAAATGGCAAACAAGTTATTTTAACAAGTGATAAAGCACCTGTAGACATGCAAGATATTGAACAACGTTTATTATCACGTTTTAAATGGGGACTATCTGCAGAATTACAAAATCCTGATTTTGAAACTAGAGTTTCTATATTGAAAAACAAATTATATCGTGATGGCGTAGATATGCCCGATGATATTGTTGATTATGTAGCAAAAAACATTAAATCTAATGTAAGAGAGCTAGAAGGTGCTATAATTTCTTTGATTGCTCAATCTTCTTTTAATAAAAAAGAAATTACTATTAATCTTGCAAAAGATGTTGTAGAGAAATTTGTAAAAAACACTAAACGAGAGGTTTCTATAGATTATATACAAAAAATAGTATCAGATTATTTCCAGATGGATGTAGATACACTTCAATCTAAAACAAGAAAACGTCATATAGTTCAAGCAAGACAATTAGCGATGTTTTTTGCAAAGAAATTCACTAAAGCTTCACTTGCAAGTATAGGGTCTCAAATTGGGAAACGTGATCACGCTACTGTTTTACATGCATGCAAAACAGTAGATAACTTATCCTCTACCGATAAACAATTTAGAAAATACGTAGAAGATCTCACTAAAAAATTATCTATTTAA
- the mltG gene encoding endolytic transglycosylase MltG, which translates to MYFKKIFLAIALIGLVIAAYFAYYVYSAMFVANTAFSNNEAYIYVNTNATYNDVREDLIPLLKDIKTFDALAARKKYTTNIKAGKYVIKKNMTNNDIINSIRSNNIPVRVSFNNQNSLEALSGRVASQLEIDSLSLLNSFKDSDFYLKNGFTTATALGMYLPNSYELFWNASADEFRNRMLKEYNRFWNDSRLKKAKDLGLNRDEVIALASIVYEESKQKTEQPKIAGVYINRLKNKWTLDADPTIKFAAYQLPKYKNTIIRRVLNVHKAINSPYNTYKNAGLPPGLIAMPDISAIDAVLNYEKHDYFFFAANAQKPGFHKFAKTIAQHGQNAREYQRYLNQKGIRK; encoded by the coding sequence ATGTACTTTAAAAAAATATTTCTTGCGATAGCTTTAATAGGATTGGTAATAGCTGCTTACTTTGCGTATTATGTGTACTCTGCAATGTTTGTGGCAAATACAGCATTTAGTAATAATGAAGCTTATATTTATGTGAATACAAATGCTACTTATAATGATGTGCGTGAAGATTTGATCCCATTGTTAAAAGATATTAAAACTTTTGATGCTTTGGCCGCTAGAAAAAAATATACCACTAATATTAAAGCAGGTAAATATGTTATTAAAAAGAATATGACTAATAATGATATTATTAATTCTATACGGAGCAATAATATTCCTGTGCGTGTATCTTTTAATAATCAGAATTCATTAGAAGCTTTATCTGGACGAGTAGCTAGTCAATTAGAAATAGATAGTCTTTCGTTACTTAATTCGTTTAAGGATTCAGATTTTTATTTAAAAAATGGATTTACAACAGCAACAGCTTTAGGAATGTATTTGCCTAATAGTTATGAATTGTTTTGGAATGCATCTGCAGATGAATTTAGAAACAGAATGTTGAAAGAATACAATCGTTTTTGGAACGACTCTCGATTAAAAAAAGCTAAAGATTTAGGTTTAAATCGTGATGAGGTTATTGCATTAGCATCTATTGTATATGAGGAATCAAAACAAAAAACAGAGCAACCAAAAATAGCTGGCGTGTATATTAATCGTTTGAAAAATAAATGGACTTTAGATGCGGATCCAACTATAAAGTTTGCAGCATACCAACTACCTAAATATAAAAACACTATTATTAGACGTGTTTTAAATGTTCATAAAGCGATAAACTCTCCTTATAATACATACAAAAATGCGGGATTACCTCCAGGTTTAATCGCTATGCCAGATATTTCTGCAATAGATGCTGTTTTAAATTATGAAAAGCATGATTATTTTTTCTTTGCTGCAAATGCACAAAAACCAGGATTCCATAAATTCGCAAAAACTATAGCTCAGCACGGTCAAAATGCTCGTGAATATCAACGGTATTTAAATCAAAAAGGAATTAGAAAATAG
- a CDS encoding N-acetyltransferase, whose amino-acid sequence MVTLKGEHIYLRALEPDDLEFIHKIENDETIWEISNTKTPYSKFLIKQYLEHSHKDIYEVKQLRLVISDYENEALGMIDIFDFDIANHRAGIGVLIKNETDRKRGYGFEALNLLTDYCFKHLNLHQLYCNISEENTASINLFVKQGFKKVGLKKDWNLVNGVFKNEYLFQLIHTNVL is encoded by the coding sequence ATGGTAACCTTAAAAGGAGAACATATATATCTTCGTGCTCTTGAACCTGACGACCTTGAGTTTATTCATAAGATTGAAAATGATGAAACTATTTGGGAAATTAGCAATACAAAAACTCCATATTCTAAATTTCTAATTAAACAATATTTAGAACACTCACATAAAGATATTTATGAAGTGAAACAACTTAGATTAGTGATTTCTGATTATGAAAATGAAGCTTTAGGAATGATCGATATTTTTGATTTTGATATCGCAAATCATCGTGCTGGGATAGGTGTTTTGATAAAAAATGAGACCGATAGAAAACGAGGATATGGGTTTGAAGCCTTAAATTTGCTTACCGATTACTGTTTTAAGCATTTAAATTTGCATCAGCTTTATTGTAATATCTCCGAAGAGAATACTGCAAGTATTAATTTATTTGTTAAGCAAGGGTTTAAAAAGGTAGGATTAAAAAAAGATTGGAACCTTGTAAACGGAGTTTTTAAAAACGAATATTTATTTCAACTTATACATACAAATGTACTTTAA
- a CDS encoding diaminopimelate epimerase yields the protein MTHTFYKYQGTGNDFVIIDNRQNNFNKKDTKLVHFLCDRRFGIGGDGLILLENHSELDFKMVYYNADGNQSSMCGNGGRCITSFANYLGVINDKASFEAIDGVHHAIVDGDIVKLQMQDVTNIENYNSHLFLDTGSPHHVQFENNLPDLDVKTKGSEIRYGSPYNNAGANVNFVEKLNDNTFSVRTYERGVEDETLSCGTGVTAVALAMHHNKETDNDLINLKTKGGTLQVSFNKENNIYHDIWLIGPATQVFKGEIEW from the coding sequence ATGACACATACTTTTTATAAATATCAAGGTACAGGTAACGATTTTGTAATAATTGACAATCGTCAAAATAATTTCAACAAAAAAGATACCAAATTAGTTCATTTTTTATGCGACAGACGTTTTGGCATAGGTGGTGATGGTTTAATTTTGTTAGAAAATCATTCTGAATTAGATTTTAAAATGGTTTATTATAATGCTGATGGTAACCAAAGCTCTATGTGTGGAAATGGAGGAAGATGTATAACTTCATTTGCAAACTATTTAGGTGTTATTAATGATAAAGCTAGTTTTGAAGCTATCGATGGTGTACATCATGCCATTGTAGATGGCGATATAGTGAAGTTACAAATGCAAGATGTAACCAATATTGAAAATTATAATTCACATTTATTTTTAGATACGGGATCACCACATCATGTTCAATTTGAAAACAACTTACCTGATTTAGATGTAAAAACAAAAGGATCTGAGATACGTTATGGAAGTCCATACAATAATGCTGGCGCTAATGTGAATTTTGTTGAAAAATTAAATGATAATACATTTTCTGTGAGAACTTATGAGCGTGGCGTAGAAGATGAAACATTGTCTTGCGGAACTGGAGTTACGGCAGTAGCCCTAGCAATGCATCATAATAAAGAAACGGATAATGATCTTATAAATCTAAAAACTAAAGGAGGAACTCTACAGGTATCTTTTAATAAAGAAAATAATATTTATCACGATATTTGGCTTATTGGGCCAGCAACTCAAGTATTTAAAGGTGAAATAGAATGGTAA
- a CDS encoding low molecular weight phosphotyrosine protein phosphatase: MIKVLMVCLGNICRSPLAEGILKSKLPKDNFFIDSAGTANYHVGEKPDKRSIAIAKQYDIDISFQKGRQFKTSDFDTFDLIYVMDNSNYNNVIALARHNTDIKKVKLILDELNTGTNLEVPDPYYGGDKGFENVYQMLDKACNNIAKKLN; the protein is encoded by the coding sequence ATGATTAAAGTATTAATGGTTTGCCTGGGAAATATTTGCCGCTCACCATTAGCAGAAGGTATTCTAAAATCTAAATTACCTAAAGACAATTTTTTTATTGATTCTGCTGGAACTGCAAATTACCATGTTGGAGAGAAACCAGATAAACGTTCGATAGCTATAGCTAAACAATATGATATAGATATTTCTTTTCAAAAAGGAAGGCAATTTAAAACATCAGACTTTGACACTTTTGATTTGATATATGTTATGGATAATTCTAATTACAATAACGTAATTGCATTAGCCAGACACAATACTGATATCAAAAAAGTAAAACTAATTTTAGATGAATTAAATACTGGCACTAACTTAGAAGTACCAGACCCATATTATGGAGGCGACAAAGGATTTGAAAATGTATATCAAATGTTAGATAAAGCTTGTAATAATATAGCAAAAAAACTAAACTAA